One segment of Streptomyces sp. TG1A-8 DNA contains the following:
- a CDS encoding PhzF family phenazine biosynthesis protein, which produces MRIRIVDAFTDRPFAGNPAGVLLLDDVFPDDDWLQNVAMEVNHAETAFAHPLPGDGEAQWALRWFTPVAEVALCGHATLATAHVLFTTGAHEGPARFATRSGVLVATPGMDGSITLDFPTAPLTEVEVPAGVADALGAAPVAVYDTGPNVGDLLVELADEKTVLGLAPDHGALAAHSARGVIATARADDPALGYDFVSRCFFPNVGIDEDPVTGSAHTALAPLWSARLGRDDLTGLQASRRTGLVRTGLRGGRTLLTGRAVTVLDGELLA; this is translated from the coding sequence ATGCGCATCAGAATCGTCGACGCCTTCACCGACCGCCCCTTCGCCGGCAACCCGGCCGGAGTCCTGCTCCTGGACGACGTCTTCCCGGACGACGACTGGCTCCAGAACGTCGCCATGGAGGTCAACCACGCCGAGACCGCGTTCGCGCACCCGCTGCCCGGGGACGGCGAGGCACAGTGGGCACTGCGCTGGTTCACCCCTGTCGCGGAGGTCGCCCTGTGCGGGCACGCCACCCTCGCCACGGCCCACGTGCTGTTCACCACCGGCGCCCACGAGGGGCCCGCGCGGTTCGCCACCCGCAGCGGCGTACTGGTGGCCACGCCCGGCATGGACGGCTCGATCACCCTGGACTTCCCGACCGCCCCGCTCACCGAGGTGGAGGTCCCGGCCGGTGTCGCCGACGCGCTGGGCGCCGCACCGGTCGCCGTGTACGACACCGGCCCGAACGTCGGGGACCTGCTGGTGGAACTCGCCGACGAGAAGACCGTCCTGGGGCTCGCCCCGGATCACGGGGCCCTCGCCGCCCACTCCGCGCGCGGCGTCATCGCCACCGCCCGCGCCGACGACCCGGCCCTCGGCTACGACTTCGTCTCGCGCTGCTTCTTCCCGAACGTCGGCATCGACGAGGACCCGGTCACCGGCAGCGCCCACACCGCGCTCGCCCCGCTCTGGTCCGCCCGCCTCGGCCGCGACGACCTCACGGGCCTGCAGGCCTCCCGCCGCACCGGCCTGGTCCGCACCGGGCTGCGCGGCGGGCGCACACTGCTCACGGGCCGCGCGGTCACCGTCCTCGACGGCGAGCTGCTCGCCTGA
- a CDS encoding CPBP family intramembrane glutamic endopeptidase: MHVDAEAVAESYPRERNPRRTLRDETLLVLALSLGASGVSALISFIGSVTKPGGLKDQAATLNASAAPGRPWLDLAWQLFGIATALVPVALVAHLLLREGEGLRTLGFDRTRPWSDLARGAGVAAVIGSTGIAFYLAARGLGSNLTVVPEALPGVWWKYPVLILSALQNAVLEEVIVVGYLLRRLGRLGWGPGTALVASAVLRGSYHLYQGIGGFVGNVVMGVVFVWLYRRWGRVGPLVVAHSLLDIGAFVGYALLAGRVGWLPTA, from the coding sequence GTGCACGTGGACGCTGAGGCGGTGGCCGAGTCGTACCCGCGGGAGCGGAACCCGCGGCGGACCCTCCGGGACGAGACGCTGCTCGTCCTAGCGCTGTCGCTCGGCGCGAGCGGCGTTTCCGCCCTGATCAGCTTCATCGGCTCGGTCACGAAACCCGGCGGTCTGAAGGACCAGGCGGCCACCCTCAACGCCTCCGCCGCACCCGGCCGCCCCTGGCTCGACCTGGCCTGGCAGCTGTTCGGCATCGCCACCGCGCTGGTCCCCGTCGCCCTGGTCGCCCACCTCCTGCTGCGCGAGGGCGAGGGCCTGCGCACCCTCGGGTTCGACCGCACCCGACCCTGGTCCGACCTGGCCCGCGGGGCCGGGGTCGCGGCCGTGATCGGCAGCACCGGCATCGCCTTCTACCTGGCCGCCCGCGGACTGGGCTCCAACCTCACCGTCGTCCCCGAGGCCCTGCCCGGGGTGTGGTGGAAGTACCCGGTGCTGATCCTGTCCGCGCTGCAGAACGCGGTCCTCGAAGAGGTGATCGTCGTCGGCTACCTGCTGCGCAGGCTCGGCCGGCTGGGCTGGGGCCCGGGGACCGCGCTGGTGGCCAGCGCGGTCCTGCGCGGGTCGTACCACCTCTACCAGGGCATCGGCGGCTTCGTCGGCAACGTGGTCATGGGCGTGGTCTTCGTCTGGCTGTACCGCCGCTGGGGCCGCGTCGGGCCCCTGGTCGTCGCGCACTCGCTGCTCGACATCGGCGCGTTCGTCGGTTACGCCCTGCTCGCGGGCAGGGTGGGCTGGCTGCCGACGGCCTGA
- a CDS encoding glutamate--cysteine ligase, with amino-acid sequence MGEKVVAGQFDLSDRQRYREKLQKCLAGLERLLAEKRFDRPKNLMGVEIELNLAGSDGMPRMLNGQVLERIASRDFQTELAMFNLEVNITPHRLGGRVFDQLAEELRTSLAYADRKAGEVDAGIVMIGILPTLGRDDLVSSNLSEADRYTLLNDQIVAARGEDFRLDIDGVEHLTCTSKSIVPEAACTSVQLHLQVTPDRFADVWNAAQAASAAQIAVGANSPFLFGHELWRESRPPLFLQATDTRPPELQAQGVRPRTWFGERWVTSAYDLFEENLRFFPALIPICDDEDPLEVLDAGGIPKLAELVLHNGTVYRWNRPVFDIADGVPHLRVENRVLPAGPTITDVIANAAFYYGLVRALAEEARPVWTRLPFEAAEANFDAACRHGIDARFVWPRRGRYGGTGEVDAVTLVRDELLPLASAGLDAWGVEAADRDLYLGVIEERCRRRVNGASWQAATFHGLREQGLSREAALAVTTRRYAQLMHVGEPVHTWPVGLPAPVPLG; translated from the coding sequence ATGGGGGAGAAGGTCGTGGCAGGGCAGTTCGACCTGTCCGATCGCCAGCGCTACCGCGAAAAGCTGCAAAAGTGCCTGGCAGGACTGGAGCGACTGCTGGCGGAGAAGCGGTTCGACCGCCCCAAGAACCTCATGGGGGTGGAGATCGAATTGAATCTCGCCGGTTCCGACGGCATGCCCAGAATGCTGAACGGTCAAGTACTGGAGCGCATCGCGAGCCGTGATTTCCAAACAGAACTGGCCATGTTCAACCTGGAAGTGAACATCACTCCGCACCGATTGGGCGGCAGGGTATTCGACCAGCTCGCCGAGGAACTGCGCACCTCGCTCGCGTACGCCGACCGCAAGGCCGGCGAGGTGGACGCCGGGATCGTGATGATCGGCATTCTGCCCACCCTGGGCCGCGACGACCTCGTGTCCTCCAACCTCTCCGAGGCGGACCGCTACACCCTGCTCAACGACCAGATCGTGGCCGCCCGGGGGGAGGACTTCCGCCTCGACATCGACGGGGTGGAGCATCTGACCTGCACCTCGAAGTCCATCGTGCCCGAAGCCGCGTGCACCTCCGTGCAGTTGCACCTCCAGGTCACCCCGGACCGGTTCGCCGACGTGTGGAACGCCGCGCAGGCGGCCTCCGCCGCGCAGATCGCCGTCGGCGCCAACTCGCCGTTCCTGTTCGGGCACGAGCTGTGGCGCGAGTCCCGCCCGCCGCTGTTCCTGCAGGCCACCGACACCCGCCCGCCCGAACTCCAGGCGCAGGGCGTACGGCCGCGCACCTGGTTCGGCGAGCGGTGGGTCACCTCGGCGTACGACCTGTTCGAGGAGAACCTGCGCTTCTTCCCGGCCCTGATCCCGATCTGCGACGACGAGGACCCGCTGGAGGTCCTCGACGCCGGCGGCATCCCGAAGCTCGCCGAACTCGTCCTGCACAACGGCACGGTGTACCGCTGGAACCGGCCCGTGTTCGACATCGCGGACGGGGTCCCGCACCTGCGGGTGGAGAACCGGGTGCTGCCGGCCGGCCCGACCATCACCGACGTGATCGCCAACGCGGCCTTCTACTACGGCCTGGTGCGGGCCCTCGCCGAGGAGGCGCGGCCGGTGTGGACCCGGCTGCCCTTCGAGGCGGCCGAGGCCAACTTCGACGCGGCGTGCCGGCACGGCATCGACGCGCGCTTCGTCTGGCCCCGGCGGGGGCGTTACGGCGGCACGGGCGAGGTCGACGCCGTCACCCTGGTCCGCGACGAACTGCTGCCGCTGGCCTCGGCCGGACTGGACGCGTGGGGCGTGGAGGCCGCCGACCGGGACCTCTACCTCGGCGTCATCGAGGAGCGCTGCCGGCGCCGGGTCAACGGCGCGTCCTGGCAGGCGGCCACCTTCCACGGGCTGCGGGAGCAGGGTCTGAGCCGCGAGGCGGCCCTCGCGGTGACGACGCGCCGCTACGCCCAGCTGATGCACGTGGGGGAGCCGGTCCACACCTGGCCGGTCGGGCTCCCGGCGCCGGTGCCGCTCGGCTGA
- a CDS encoding ATP-binding protein: MTASPALPQDSQRHLTTIDGWRRFVDGPPGPPPRLDDAQYDALGEAGQAAFDEARLDHHGRLLVVATSAVRHTVATGRRLVVLNRHAISARRGLIVSGPAGTGKTIAITQLGLSHELLDRARHPTATDRKPVIYVTVPPAATPRMIAAEFARFLGLPVMARMNITDLIESVVGVCTDARTGMILVDELHNISLTTQHGAEVADTLKYFSERIPATFIYAGIDIEHGSLLTGTRGAQIAGRFTLIPTHPFPYNSEWRGLVATMEKTLALRRHRSGTLAKLDRYLHDRTGGMIGALSHQIRGAAIDAIFNGTEKITKAGLKAVSLDVAAESAQSRGPRTSR, translated from the coding sequence ATGACGGCATCACCCGCTCTGCCCCAGGACTCCCAGCGGCACCTGACCACGATCGACGGCTGGCGTCGCTTCGTCGACGGGCCGCCGGGTCCGCCGCCCCGGCTCGACGATGCCCAGTACGACGCGCTCGGCGAGGCCGGCCAGGCCGCCTTCGACGAAGCCCGCCTCGATCACCACGGCCGTCTGCTGGTGGTCGCCACCTCCGCCGTCCGGCACACCGTCGCCACCGGCCGCCGCCTGGTCGTGCTGAACCGGCATGCGATCAGTGCCCGCCGGGGCCTGATCGTCTCCGGCCCCGCCGGCACCGGGAAGACCATCGCGATCACCCAGCTCGGTCTGTCCCACGAACTGCTGGACCGGGCCCGGCACCCCACCGCCACCGACCGCAAGCCGGTCATCTACGTCACCGTCCCGCCCGCCGCGACACCCCGCATGATCGCGGCCGAGTTCGCCCGGTTCCTCGGACTGCCGGTGATGGCCCGCATGAACATCACCGACCTCATCGAGTCCGTCGTCGGTGTCTGCACCGACGCCCGCACCGGCATGATCCTGGTCGACGAACTCCACAACATCTCGCTCACCACCCAGCACGGCGCCGAAGTCGCCGACACCCTCAAGTACTTCTCCGAGCGGATCCCCGCGACGTTCATCTACGCGGGCATCGACATCGAGCACGGCAGCCTGCTGACCGGCACCCGCGGAGCCCAGATCGCCGGCCGTTTCACCCTGATCCCCACCCACCCCTTCCCTTACAACAGTGAATGGCGGGGCCTGGTCGCCACCATGGAGAAGACCCTCGCCCTGCGGCGGCACCGGTCCGGCACCCTGGCGAAACTGGACCGCTACCTGCACGACCGCACCGGCGGCATGATCGGCGCCCTCTCCCACCAGATCCGCGGGGCCGCGATCGACGCGATCTTCAACGGCACCGAGAAGATCACCAAGGCCGGACTGAAGGCCGTCTCACTGGACGTCGCCGCCGAATCGGCTCAGTCCCGCGGGCCCAGGACGTCCCGATGA
- a CDS encoding TnsA-like heteromeric transposase endonuclease subunit has translation MATPVRAFGDEALSAFELDFVRSGERLRLPLGRAWNTRFEEAEPVRPFRWTKGEKSFAGWYYAVTVGDHVGYESWLERDRLILLDRDPEVVGIGSQPFWLHWHDGQRPRRHAPDYFVRLGDGRGRVIDVRAGDRMDERTAQAFAATRRACDAVGWEFQHVGMPEPVFMANVRWLARYRRDRSGRPVDVAARLLEVFSEPLPLWAGAERVGDRLQVLPVLFHLLWSGQLVTDLESRLLGTESLVSAGRRKPWAG, from the coding sequence GTGGCTACACCTGTACGGGCATTCGGTGACGAGGCGCTTTCGGCGTTTGAGCTGGACTTTGTGAGGTCTGGAGAGCGTCTTCGGCTGCCGTTGGGCAGGGCCTGGAACACACGCTTCGAGGAGGCGGAACCTGTACGTCCGTTCCGCTGGACGAAGGGTGAGAAGAGCTTCGCGGGCTGGTACTACGCGGTCACGGTCGGCGATCACGTGGGCTACGAGTCGTGGCTCGAGCGGGATCGGTTGATCTTGCTGGACCGGGATCCGGAGGTCGTCGGGATCGGCTCTCAGCCCTTCTGGCTGCACTGGCACGACGGGCAGAGACCGCGGCGTCACGCCCCTGACTACTTCGTACGGCTCGGTGACGGACGAGGCCGTGTGATCGACGTCCGGGCTGGCGACCGCATGGATGAGCGGACCGCGCAGGCCTTCGCTGCGACCCGCCGGGCCTGCGATGCGGTGGGCTGGGAGTTTCAGCACGTGGGCATGCCGGAGCCGGTATTCATGGCGAATGTCCGGTGGCTGGCCCGCTATCGGCGTGACCGCTCCGGACGGCCGGTGGACGTCGCGGCCCGGCTGCTGGAGGTGTTCTCGGAGCCGTTGCCGTTGTGGGCCGGAGCCGAGCGGGTCGGTGACCGTCTGCAGGTCCTGCCGGTGCTGTTCCACCTGCTGTGGTCCGGGCAGCTCGTGACGGATCTGGAGTCCAGGCTGCTGGGAACGGAGAGCCTGGTCAGCGCCGGGAGGAGGAAGCCGTGGGCCGGCTGA
- a CDS encoding transposase, with protein sequence MGRLKRPPRIAVGDRVRFDGQVRAVLAVSAVALTLTDEKEPYRAVPLLELFDAHDFQVVGTPMRMPLPPASLLETFPEAVTAKALWWEGHILEVLHGLPPGAEPGTTPRPEYGPDRSLTARQRAKAAELAAAGHPVTPSTVAHRRRRYQEQGVIGLADHRPMRKTPQFGEVDEAVVDAMRQAIDEAVDASTRTGTFLLWRVGEILQKTPEGRAAKLPSRATLYRLLAKLTAGTHTTGSATTRRSKAHGAKTPHGQLPVFAPGEIMQIDSTPLDVLVLLDNGVTGKVELTAMVDVATRTLTAAVLRPTTKSVDAGVLLARTVTPELMRPGWKDALSMSRSVLPHRRLLALDERLEHAAARPVIVPEMIVCDHGSVFISRNFRSSCRFLEIEFQPTHKGSGFEKGHIEKMLGSVATLFAQFLPGYTGRNTDHRGRHLEHERLWSLLELQELLDEWIVAKWQNRKHDGLRDPSHPGRLFTPNEKYATLVEACGYVPIALSGDDYVELLPAEWRVVNEYGIRIKNRTYDSPELGPMRRQDSGVRAKRGLWEVHRDPYDVSRIWVRNHRGDGQWVPATWKHLNRAPVPFGDLAWDHVSHQLPRATEAEIADAVAALLTRAHGGPQTEQDPKPGKRDRRVAARTKAAGSLTPAPVAGAQAEPEDEVDQSEDSMAEVIPLGLFDPLEGPWKRS encoded by the coding sequence GTGGGCCGGCTGAAGCGGCCGCCTCGGATCGCGGTCGGGGACCGGGTCCGGTTCGACGGACAGGTCCGCGCGGTGCTTGCCGTCTCGGCAGTGGCCCTGACCTTGACCGACGAGAAGGAGCCGTATCGCGCGGTCCCGTTGCTGGAGCTGTTCGACGCCCACGACTTCCAGGTCGTGGGCACACCGATGCGGATGCCGCTGCCGCCGGCCTCCCTGCTGGAGACCTTCCCCGAAGCGGTGACGGCGAAGGCCTTGTGGTGGGAGGGCCACATCCTGGAGGTGCTGCACGGCCTGCCGCCGGGAGCGGAGCCCGGCACGACGCCGCGGCCCGAATACGGGCCGGACCGGTCGCTGACCGCACGCCAGCGGGCCAAGGCCGCTGAACTGGCGGCCGCCGGGCACCCGGTGACACCCAGCACGGTCGCCCACCGTCGGCGCCGCTACCAGGAACAGGGGGTGATCGGCCTCGCCGACCACCGGCCGATGCGCAAGACACCACAGTTCGGAGAGGTCGACGAGGCGGTGGTCGATGCGATGCGGCAGGCGATCGACGAGGCCGTCGACGCATCAACCCGCACGGGGACCTTCCTCCTCTGGAGAGTCGGAGAAATCCTCCAGAAGACCCCGGAGGGCCGGGCGGCGAAGCTTCCGTCCCGCGCGACGCTCTACCGGCTGCTGGCGAAACTGACCGCGGGCACCCACACCACCGGGTCGGCCACGACCCGCCGTTCCAAGGCCCACGGCGCCAAGACCCCTCACGGTCAGCTGCCGGTCTTCGCGCCGGGCGAGATCATGCAGATCGACTCCACCCCGCTGGACGTGCTGGTCCTGCTCGACAACGGCGTCACGGGCAAAGTCGAGCTCACCGCCATGGTCGATGTCGCCACCCGAACCCTGACCGCGGCGGTGCTGCGTCCGACCACGAAGTCCGTGGACGCCGGCGTGCTGCTGGCCCGCACCGTCACTCCCGAGCTGATGCGGCCGGGCTGGAAGGACGCGCTGAGCATGTCCCGTTCGGTGCTGCCCCACCGCCGTCTGCTGGCGCTGGACGAACGGCTGGAACACGCCGCGGCGCGGCCGGTAATCGTCCCGGAGATGATCGTCTGCGACCACGGAAGCGTGTTCATCTCGCGGAACTTCCGCTCCTCCTGCCGCTTCCTGGAGATCGAGTTCCAGCCGACGCACAAGGGTTCCGGGTTCGAGAAGGGCCACATCGAGAAGATGCTGGGCTCGGTGGCCACGCTGTTCGCGCAGTTCCTGCCCGGCTACACCGGCCGCAACACCGACCACCGCGGGCGCCACCTGGAGCACGAACGCCTGTGGTCCCTGCTCGAGCTTCAGGAACTCCTGGACGAGTGGATCGTCGCCAAGTGGCAGAACCGCAAGCACGACGGTCTGCGCGATCCGTCCCACCCGGGCCGGCTGTTCACCCCGAACGAGAAGTACGCCACTCTGGTCGAGGCCTGCGGCTACGTTCCGATCGCGCTCAGCGGCGATGACTACGTCGAACTCCTGCCCGCGGAATGGCGGGTGGTCAACGAGTACGGCATCCGGATCAAGAACCGCACCTACGACAGCCCGGAACTGGGGCCGATGCGTCGGCAGGACTCCGGTGTCCGGGCCAAACGCGGCCTCTGGGAAGTCCACCGTGACCCCTACGACGTCTCCCGGATCTGGGTCCGTAACCACCGCGGTGACGGCCAGTGGGTCCCGGCCACCTGGAAACACCTGAACCGGGCACCGGTCCCCTTCGGCGACCTGGCCTGGGACCACGTCAGCCACCAGCTGCCCCGCGCCACCGAGGCGGAGATCGCCGACGCGGTCGCCGCCCTGCTCACCCGGGCCCACGGCGGCCCGCAGACCGAGCAGGACCCGAAGCCCGGCAAGCGCGACCGGCGGGTGGCTGCCCGCACGAAAGCCGCAGGGTCCCTCACCCCGGCACCCGTTGCCGGTGCTCAGGCAGAGCCCGAGGACGAAGTCGACCAGAGCGAGGACTCGATGGCCGAGGTGATCCCGCTCGGACTGTTCGACCCGCTCGAAGGCCCCTGGAAACGCTCATGA